Proteins co-encoded in one Gouania willdenowi chromosome 1, fGouWil2.1, whole genome shotgun sequence genomic window:
- the camk2d2 gene encoding calcium/calmodulin-dependent protein kinase type II delta 2 chain isoform X2 produces the protein MALTICTRFTDEYQLFEELGKGAFSVVRRCVKISSGQEYAAKIINTKKLSARDHQKLEREARICRLLKHPNIVRLHDSISEEGFHYLVFDLVTGGELFEDIVAREYYSEADASHCIQQILESVHHCHVNGIVHRDLKPENLLLASKLKGAAVKLADFGLAIEVQGDQQAWFGFAGTPGYLSPEVLRKDPYGKPVDMWACGVILYILLVGYPPFWDEDQHRLYQQIKAGAYDFPSPEWDTVTPEAKDLINKMLTINPSKRITATEALKHPWICQRSTVASMMHRQETVECLKKFNARRKLKGAILTTLLVTRNFSAAKSLLNKKADGVKVNNKANTVTSPKDTGPAPALEPQTTVIHNPVDGNKESIESANTTIEDEDVKALRLGSLVSGMLSSKSRSSQMSDSRQTPTSSIQTCTNNNKARKQEIIKVTEQLIESINNGDFEAYAKICDPGLTSFEPEALGNLVEGHDFHRFYFENALSKGNKPVHTILLNPHVHLIGESAACIAYIRLTQYMDGGGLPRTMQSEETRVWQRRDGKWQNIHFHRSGSPSIPSQ, from the exons GGGGGCATTTTCCGTAGTCAGGAGGTGTGTGAAGATCTCTTCCGGACAGGAGTATGCTGCCAAAATAATCAATACCAAGAAACTTTCTGCCAGAG ATCATCAGAAGCTGGAGAGAGAGGCGAGGATTTGTCGTTTACTGAAGCATCCTAACATTG TAAGACTCCATGACAGCATATCAGAAGAGGGTTTCCACTATCTGGTGTTTGATCT GGTGACAGGAGGAGAGCTGTTTGAGGACATAGTAGCCAGGGAGTACTACAGTGAGGCTGACGCCAg CCACTGCATACAGCAGATCCTAGAGAGTGTCCATCACTGCCATGTTAACGGGATTGTCCACAGGGATCTGAAG CCTGAGAACCTTCTATTGGCCAGTAAGCTGAAGGGGGCGGCGGTCAAGTTGGCTGACTTTGGGCTGGCTATCGAGGTACAGGGGGATCAGCAGGCATGGTTTG GGTTTGCTGGCACTCCAGGCTACCTGTCTCCAGAGGTTCTGAGGAAAGACCCTTATGGGAAACCAGTTGACATGTGGGCATGTG GTGTGATTTTGTACATCCTGCTGGTGGGCTATCCTCCTTTCTGGGATGAGGATCAACACCGCCTTTATCAGCAAATCAAAGCCGGAGCCTACGAT TTTCCATCACCAGAGTGGGACACTGTAACTCCTGAGGCCAAAGACCTGATCAACAAGATGCTAACCATCAACCCCAGTAAACGCATCACTGCGACAGAAGCGCTCAAGCACCCTTGGATCTGC CAACGCTCCACTGTAGCTTCCATGATGCACAGACAGGAGACGGTGGAGTGCCTGAAGAAGTTTAATGCCAGGAGGAAACTCAAG GGAGCAATACTGACCACTTTGCTGGTCACAAGAAACTTCTCAG CAGCCAAGAGTTTACTGAACAAGAAGGCCGACGGCGTTAAG GTCAACAACAAAGCCAACACAGTGACCAGTCCTAAAGACACTGGCCCTGCCCCTGCACTG gAACCTCAGACAACTGTGATCCACAACCCTGTGGACGGAAACAAG GAATCAATTGAGAGCGCCAACACCACTATTGAGGATGAGGATGTCAAAG CCCTTCGTCTGGGCAGCTTAGTGAGCGGCATGTTGTCCTCTAAGAGCCGTTCCTCTCAGATGTCTGACTCAAGGCAGACTCCCACCTCCTCAATTCAGA CCTGCACCAATAACAATAAAG CTCGCAAACAGGAGATCATTAAAGTCACTGAGCAGTTGATCGAATCTATCAACAATGGGGACTTTGAGGCCTACGC gaAGATTTGTGATCCTGGCCTCACCTCTTTTGAACCTGAAGCACTGGGGAACCTGGTGGAGGGACATGACTTTCATCGCTTTTACTTTGAGAATG CCCTTTCCAAAGGAAATAAGCCAGTGCACACAATCCTCCTGAATCCACATGTGCATCTCATTGGGGAAAGTGCAGCATGTATTGCTTACATTCGTCTGACCCAGTACATGGACGGCGGTGGCCTACCCCGCACCATGCAGTCAGAGGAGACCCGCGTTTGGCAACGCCGAGACGGGAAGTGGCAGAATATCCACTTCCATCGCTCTGGTTCGCCCAGCATCCCCTCCCAGTAA
- the camk2d2 gene encoding calcium/calmodulin-dependent protein kinase type II delta 2 chain isoform X5 translates to MALTICTRFTDEYQLFEELGKGAFSVVRRCVKISSGQEYAAKIINTKKLSARDHQKLEREARICRLLKHPNIVRLHDSISEEGFHYLVFDLVTGGELFEDIVAREYYSEADASHCIQQILESVHHCHVNGIVHRDLKPENLLLASKLKGAAVKLADFGLAIEVQGDQQAWFGFAGTPGYLSPEVLRKDPYGKPVDMWACGVILYILLVGYPPFWDEDQHRLYQQIKAGAYDFPSPEWDTVTPEAKDLINKMLTINPSKRITATEALKHPWICQRSTVASMMHRQETVECLKKFNARRKLKGAILTTLLVTRNFSAKSLLNKKADGVKEPQTTVIHNPVDGNKESIESANTTIEDEDVKALRLGSLVSGMLSSKSRSSQMSDSRQTPTSSIQTCTNNNKARKQEIIKVTEQLIESINNGDFEAYAKICDPGLTSFEPEALGNLVEGHDFHRFYFENALSKGNKPVHTILLNPHVHLIGESAACIAYIRLTQYMDGGGLPRTMQSEETRVWQRRDGKWQNIHFHRSGSPSIPSH, encoded by the exons GGGGGCATTTTCCGTAGTCAGGAGGTGTGTGAAGATCTCTTCCGGACAGGAGTATGCTGCCAAAATAATCAATACCAAGAAACTTTCTGCCAGAG ATCATCAGAAGCTGGAGAGAGAGGCGAGGATTTGTCGTTTACTGAAGCATCCTAACATTG TAAGACTCCATGACAGCATATCAGAAGAGGGTTTCCACTATCTGGTGTTTGATCT GGTGACAGGAGGAGAGCTGTTTGAGGACATAGTAGCCAGGGAGTACTACAGTGAGGCTGACGCCAg CCACTGCATACAGCAGATCCTAGAGAGTGTCCATCACTGCCATGTTAACGGGATTGTCCACAGGGATCTGAAG CCTGAGAACCTTCTATTGGCCAGTAAGCTGAAGGGGGCGGCGGTCAAGTTGGCTGACTTTGGGCTGGCTATCGAGGTACAGGGGGATCAGCAGGCATGGTTTG GGTTTGCTGGCACTCCAGGCTACCTGTCTCCAGAGGTTCTGAGGAAAGACCCTTATGGGAAACCAGTTGACATGTGGGCATGTG GTGTGATTTTGTACATCCTGCTGGTGGGCTATCCTCCTTTCTGGGATGAGGATCAACACCGCCTTTATCAGCAAATCAAAGCCGGAGCCTACGAT TTTCCATCACCAGAGTGGGACACTGTAACTCCTGAGGCCAAAGACCTGATCAACAAGATGCTAACCATCAACCCCAGTAAACGCATCACTGCGACAGAAGCGCTCAAGCACCCTTGGATCTGC CAACGCTCCACTGTAGCTTCCATGATGCACAGACAGGAGACGGTGGAGTGCCTGAAGAAGTTTAATGCCAGGAGGAAACTCAAG GGAGCAATACTGACCACTTTGCTGGTCACAAGAAACTTCTCAG CCAAGAGTTTACTGAACAAGAAGGCCGACGGCGTTAAG gAACCTCAGACAACTGTGATCCACAACCCTGTGGACGGAAACAAG GAATCAATTGAGAGCGCCAACACCACTATTGAGGATGAGGATGTCAAAG CCCTTCGTCTGGGCAGCTTAGTGAGCGGCATGTTGTCCTCTAAGAGCCGTTCCTCTCAGATGTCTGACTCAAGGCAGACTCCCACCTCCTCAATTCAGA CCTGCACCAATAACAATAAAG CTCGCAAACAGGAGATCATTAAAGTCACTGAGCAGTTGATCGAATCTATCAACAATGGGGACTTTGAGGCCTACGC gaAGATTTGTGATCCTGGCCTCACCTCTTTTGAACCTGAAGCACTGGGGAACCTGGTGGAGGGACATGACTTTCATCGCTTTTACTTTGAGAATG CCCTTTCCAAAGGAAATAAGCCAGTGCACACAATCCTCCTGAATCCACATGTGCATCTCATTGGGGAAAGTGCAGCATGTATTGCTTACATTCGTCTGACCCAGTACATGGACGGCGGTGGCCTACCCCGCACCATGCAGTCAGAGGAGACCCGCGTTTGGCAACGCCGAGACGGGAAGTGGCAGAATATCCACTTCCATCGCTCTGGTTCGCCCAGCATCCCCTCCCA
- the camk2d2 gene encoding calcium/calmodulin-dependent protein kinase type II delta 2 chain isoform X4 — protein MALTICTRFTDEYQLFEELGKGAFSVVRRCVKISSGQEYAAKIINTKKLSARDHQKLEREARICRLLKHPNIVRLHDSISEEGFHYLVFDLVTGGELFEDIVAREYYSEADASHCIQQILESVHHCHVNGIVHRDLKPENLLLASKLKGAAVKLADFGLAIEVQGDQQAWFGFAGTPGYLSPEVLRKDPYGKPVDMWACGVILYILLVGYPPFWDEDQHRLYQQIKAGAYDFPSPEWDTVTPEAKDLINKMLTINPSKRITATEALKHPWICQRSTVASMMHRQETVECLKKFNARRKLKGAILTTLLVTRNFSAAKSLLNKKADGVKEPQTTVIHNPVDGNKESIESANTTIEDEDVKALRLGSLVSGMLSSKSRSSQMSDSRQTPTSSIQTCTNNNKARKQEIIKVTEQLIESINNGDFEAYAKICDPGLTSFEPEALGNLVEGHDFHRFYFENALSKGNKPVHTILLNPHVHLIGESAACIAYIRLTQYMDGGGLPRTMQSEETRVWQRRDGKWQNIHFHRSGSPSIPSH, from the exons GGGGGCATTTTCCGTAGTCAGGAGGTGTGTGAAGATCTCTTCCGGACAGGAGTATGCTGCCAAAATAATCAATACCAAGAAACTTTCTGCCAGAG ATCATCAGAAGCTGGAGAGAGAGGCGAGGATTTGTCGTTTACTGAAGCATCCTAACATTG TAAGACTCCATGACAGCATATCAGAAGAGGGTTTCCACTATCTGGTGTTTGATCT GGTGACAGGAGGAGAGCTGTTTGAGGACATAGTAGCCAGGGAGTACTACAGTGAGGCTGACGCCAg CCACTGCATACAGCAGATCCTAGAGAGTGTCCATCACTGCCATGTTAACGGGATTGTCCACAGGGATCTGAAG CCTGAGAACCTTCTATTGGCCAGTAAGCTGAAGGGGGCGGCGGTCAAGTTGGCTGACTTTGGGCTGGCTATCGAGGTACAGGGGGATCAGCAGGCATGGTTTG GGTTTGCTGGCACTCCAGGCTACCTGTCTCCAGAGGTTCTGAGGAAAGACCCTTATGGGAAACCAGTTGACATGTGGGCATGTG GTGTGATTTTGTACATCCTGCTGGTGGGCTATCCTCCTTTCTGGGATGAGGATCAACACCGCCTTTATCAGCAAATCAAAGCCGGAGCCTACGAT TTTCCATCACCAGAGTGGGACACTGTAACTCCTGAGGCCAAAGACCTGATCAACAAGATGCTAACCATCAACCCCAGTAAACGCATCACTGCGACAGAAGCGCTCAAGCACCCTTGGATCTGC CAACGCTCCACTGTAGCTTCCATGATGCACAGACAGGAGACGGTGGAGTGCCTGAAGAAGTTTAATGCCAGGAGGAAACTCAAG GGAGCAATACTGACCACTTTGCTGGTCACAAGAAACTTCTCAG CAGCCAAGAGTTTACTGAACAAGAAGGCCGACGGCGTTAAG gAACCTCAGACAACTGTGATCCACAACCCTGTGGACGGAAACAAG GAATCAATTGAGAGCGCCAACACCACTATTGAGGATGAGGATGTCAAAG CCCTTCGTCTGGGCAGCTTAGTGAGCGGCATGTTGTCCTCTAAGAGCCGTTCCTCTCAGATGTCTGACTCAAGGCAGACTCCCACCTCCTCAATTCAGA CCTGCACCAATAACAATAAAG CTCGCAAACAGGAGATCATTAAAGTCACTGAGCAGTTGATCGAATCTATCAACAATGGGGACTTTGAGGCCTACGC gaAGATTTGTGATCCTGGCCTCACCTCTTTTGAACCTGAAGCACTGGGGAACCTGGTGGAGGGACATGACTTTCATCGCTTTTACTTTGAGAATG CCCTTTCCAAAGGAAATAAGCCAGTGCACACAATCCTCCTGAATCCACATGTGCATCTCATTGGGGAAAGTGCAGCATGTATTGCTTACATTCGTCTGACCCAGTACATGGACGGCGGTGGCCTACCCCGCACCATGCAGTCAGAGGAGACCCGCGTTTGGCAACGCCGAGACGGGAAGTGGCAGAATATCCACTTCCATCGCTCTGGTTCGCCCAGCATCCCCTCCCA
- the camk2d2 gene encoding calcium/calmodulin-dependent protein kinase type II delta 2 chain isoform X3: MALTICTRFTDEYQLFEELGKGAFSVVRRCVKISSGQEYAAKIINTKKLSARDHQKLEREARICRLLKHPNIVRLHDSISEEGFHYLVFDLVTGGELFEDIVAREYYSEADASHCIQQILESVHHCHVNGIVHRDLKPENLLLASKLKGAAVKLADFGLAIEVQGDQQAWFGFAGTPGYLSPEVLRKDPYGKPVDMWACGVILYILLVGYPPFWDEDQHRLYQQIKAGAYDFPSPEWDTVTPEAKDLINKMLTINPSKRITATEALKHPWICQRSTVASMMHRQETVECLKKFNARRKLKGAILTTLLVTRNFSAKSLLNKKADGVKVNNKANTVTSPKDTGPAPALEPQTTVIHNPVDGNKESIESANTTIEDEDVKALRLGSLVSGMLSSKSRSSQMSDSRQTPTSSIQTCTNNNKARKQEIIKVTEQLIESINNGDFEAYAKICDPGLTSFEPEALGNLVEGHDFHRFYFENALSKGNKPVHTILLNPHVHLIGESAACIAYIRLTQYMDGGGLPRTMQSEETRVWQRRDGKWQNIHFHRSGSPSIPSH; encoded by the exons GGGGGCATTTTCCGTAGTCAGGAGGTGTGTGAAGATCTCTTCCGGACAGGAGTATGCTGCCAAAATAATCAATACCAAGAAACTTTCTGCCAGAG ATCATCAGAAGCTGGAGAGAGAGGCGAGGATTTGTCGTTTACTGAAGCATCCTAACATTG TAAGACTCCATGACAGCATATCAGAAGAGGGTTTCCACTATCTGGTGTTTGATCT GGTGACAGGAGGAGAGCTGTTTGAGGACATAGTAGCCAGGGAGTACTACAGTGAGGCTGACGCCAg CCACTGCATACAGCAGATCCTAGAGAGTGTCCATCACTGCCATGTTAACGGGATTGTCCACAGGGATCTGAAG CCTGAGAACCTTCTATTGGCCAGTAAGCTGAAGGGGGCGGCGGTCAAGTTGGCTGACTTTGGGCTGGCTATCGAGGTACAGGGGGATCAGCAGGCATGGTTTG GGTTTGCTGGCACTCCAGGCTACCTGTCTCCAGAGGTTCTGAGGAAAGACCCTTATGGGAAACCAGTTGACATGTGGGCATGTG GTGTGATTTTGTACATCCTGCTGGTGGGCTATCCTCCTTTCTGGGATGAGGATCAACACCGCCTTTATCAGCAAATCAAAGCCGGAGCCTACGAT TTTCCATCACCAGAGTGGGACACTGTAACTCCTGAGGCCAAAGACCTGATCAACAAGATGCTAACCATCAACCCCAGTAAACGCATCACTGCGACAGAAGCGCTCAAGCACCCTTGGATCTGC CAACGCTCCACTGTAGCTTCCATGATGCACAGACAGGAGACGGTGGAGTGCCTGAAGAAGTTTAATGCCAGGAGGAAACTCAAG GGAGCAATACTGACCACTTTGCTGGTCACAAGAAACTTCTCAG CCAAGAGTTTACTGAACAAGAAGGCCGACGGCGTTAAG GTCAACAACAAAGCCAACACAGTGACCAGTCCTAAAGACACTGGCCCTGCCCCTGCACTG gAACCTCAGACAACTGTGATCCACAACCCTGTGGACGGAAACAAG GAATCAATTGAGAGCGCCAACACCACTATTGAGGATGAGGATGTCAAAG CCCTTCGTCTGGGCAGCTTAGTGAGCGGCATGTTGTCCTCTAAGAGCCGTTCCTCTCAGATGTCTGACTCAAGGCAGACTCCCACCTCCTCAATTCAGA CCTGCACCAATAACAATAAAG CTCGCAAACAGGAGATCATTAAAGTCACTGAGCAGTTGATCGAATCTATCAACAATGGGGACTTTGAGGCCTACGC gaAGATTTGTGATCCTGGCCTCACCTCTTTTGAACCTGAAGCACTGGGGAACCTGGTGGAGGGACATGACTTTCATCGCTTTTACTTTGAGAATG CCCTTTCCAAAGGAAATAAGCCAGTGCACACAATCCTCCTGAATCCACATGTGCATCTCATTGGGGAAAGTGCAGCATGTATTGCTTACATTCGTCTGACCCAGTACATGGACGGCGGTGGCCTACCCCGCACCATGCAGTCAGAGGAGACCCGCGTTTGGCAACGCCGAGACGGGAAGTGGCAGAATATCCACTTCCATCGCTCTGGTTCGCCCAGCATCCCCTCCCA
- the camk2d2 gene encoding calcium/calmodulin-dependent protein kinase type II delta 2 chain isoform X11 — MALTICTRFTDEYQLFEELGKGAFSVVRRCVKISSGQEYAAKIINTKKLSARDHQKLEREARICRLLKHPNIVRLHDSISEEGFHYLVFDLVTGGELFEDIVAREYYSEADASHCIQQILESVHHCHVNGIVHRDLKPENLLLASKLKGAAVKLADFGLAIEVQGDQQAWFGFAGTPGYLSPEVLRKDPYGKPVDMWACGVILYILLVGYPPFWDEDQHRLYQQIKAGAYDFPSPEWDTVTPEAKDLINKMLTINPSKRITATEALKHPWICQRSTVASMMHRQETVECLKKFNARRKLKGAILTTLLVTRNFSAKSLLNKKADGVKEPQTTVIHNPVDGNKESIESANTTIEDEDVKARKQEIIKVTEQLIESINNGDFEAYAKICDPGLTSFEPEALGNLVEGHDFHRFYFENALSKGNKPVHTILLNPHVHLIGESAACIAYIRLTQYMDGGGLPRTMQSEETRVWQRRDGKWQNIHFHRSGSPSIPSH, encoded by the exons GGGGGCATTTTCCGTAGTCAGGAGGTGTGTGAAGATCTCTTCCGGACAGGAGTATGCTGCCAAAATAATCAATACCAAGAAACTTTCTGCCAGAG ATCATCAGAAGCTGGAGAGAGAGGCGAGGATTTGTCGTTTACTGAAGCATCCTAACATTG TAAGACTCCATGACAGCATATCAGAAGAGGGTTTCCACTATCTGGTGTTTGATCT GGTGACAGGAGGAGAGCTGTTTGAGGACATAGTAGCCAGGGAGTACTACAGTGAGGCTGACGCCAg CCACTGCATACAGCAGATCCTAGAGAGTGTCCATCACTGCCATGTTAACGGGATTGTCCACAGGGATCTGAAG CCTGAGAACCTTCTATTGGCCAGTAAGCTGAAGGGGGCGGCGGTCAAGTTGGCTGACTTTGGGCTGGCTATCGAGGTACAGGGGGATCAGCAGGCATGGTTTG GGTTTGCTGGCACTCCAGGCTACCTGTCTCCAGAGGTTCTGAGGAAAGACCCTTATGGGAAACCAGTTGACATGTGGGCATGTG GTGTGATTTTGTACATCCTGCTGGTGGGCTATCCTCCTTTCTGGGATGAGGATCAACACCGCCTTTATCAGCAAATCAAAGCCGGAGCCTACGAT TTTCCATCACCAGAGTGGGACACTGTAACTCCTGAGGCCAAAGACCTGATCAACAAGATGCTAACCATCAACCCCAGTAAACGCATCACTGCGACAGAAGCGCTCAAGCACCCTTGGATCTGC CAACGCTCCACTGTAGCTTCCATGATGCACAGACAGGAGACGGTGGAGTGCCTGAAGAAGTTTAATGCCAGGAGGAAACTCAAG GGAGCAATACTGACCACTTTGCTGGTCACAAGAAACTTCTCAG CCAAGAGTTTACTGAACAAGAAGGCCGACGGCGTTAAG gAACCTCAGACAACTGTGATCCACAACCCTGTGGACGGAAACAAG GAATCAATTGAGAGCGCCAACACCACTATTGAGGATGAGGATGTCAAAG CTCGCAAACAGGAGATCATTAAAGTCACTGAGCAGTTGATCGAATCTATCAACAATGGGGACTTTGAGGCCTACGC gaAGATTTGTGATCCTGGCCTCACCTCTTTTGAACCTGAAGCACTGGGGAACCTGGTGGAGGGACATGACTTTCATCGCTTTTACTTTGAGAATG CCCTTTCCAAAGGAAATAAGCCAGTGCACACAATCCTCCTGAATCCACATGTGCATCTCATTGGGGAAAGTGCAGCATGTATTGCTTACATTCGTCTGACCCAGTACATGGACGGCGGTGGCCTACCCCGCACCATGCAGTCAGAGGAGACCCGCGTTTGGCAACGCCGAGACGGGAAGTGGCAGAATATCCACTTCCATCGCTCTGGTTCGCCCAGCATCCCCTCCCA
- the camk2d2 gene encoding calcium/calmodulin-dependent protein kinase type II delta 2 chain isoform X8, which translates to MALTICTRFTDEYQLFEELGKGAFSVVRRCVKISSGQEYAAKIINTKKLSARDHQKLEREARICRLLKHPNIVRLHDSISEEGFHYLVFDLVTGGELFEDIVAREYYSEADASHCIQQILESVHHCHVNGIVHRDLKPENLLLASKLKGAAVKLADFGLAIEVQGDQQAWFGFAGTPGYLSPEVLRKDPYGKPVDMWACGVILYILLVGYPPFWDEDQHRLYQQIKAGAYDFPSPEWDTVTPEAKDLINKMLTINPSKRITATEALKHPWICQRSTVASMMHRQETVECLKKFNARRKLKGAILTTLLVTRNFSAKSLLNKKADGVKVNNKANTVTSPKDTGPAPALEPQTTVIHNPVDGNKESIESANTTIEDEDVKARKQEIIKVTEQLIESINNGDFEAYAKICDPGLTSFEPEALGNLVEGHDFHRFYFENALSKGNKPVHTILLNPHVHLIGESAACIAYIRLTQYMDGGGLPRTMQSEETRVWQRRDGKWQNIHFHRSGSPSIPSH; encoded by the exons GGGGGCATTTTCCGTAGTCAGGAGGTGTGTGAAGATCTCTTCCGGACAGGAGTATGCTGCCAAAATAATCAATACCAAGAAACTTTCTGCCAGAG ATCATCAGAAGCTGGAGAGAGAGGCGAGGATTTGTCGTTTACTGAAGCATCCTAACATTG TAAGACTCCATGACAGCATATCAGAAGAGGGTTTCCACTATCTGGTGTTTGATCT GGTGACAGGAGGAGAGCTGTTTGAGGACATAGTAGCCAGGGAGTACTACAGTGAGGCTGACGCCAg CCACTGCATACAGCAGATCCTAGAGAGTGTCCATCACTGCCATGTTAACGGGATTGTCCACAGGGATCTGAAG CCTGAGAACCTTCTATTGGCCAGTAAGCTGAAGGGGGCGGCGGTCAAGTTGGCTGACTTTGGGCTGGCTATCGAGGTACAGGGGGATCAGCAGGCATGGTTTG GGTTTGCTGGCACTCCAGGCTACCTGTCTCCAGAGGTTCTGAGGAAAGACCCTTATGGGAAACCAGTTGACATGTGGGCATGTG GTGTGATTTTGTACATCCTGCTGGTGGGCTATCCTCCTTTCTGGGATGAGGATCAACACCGCCTTTATCAGCAAATCAAAGCCGGAGCCTACGAT TTTCCATCACCAGAGTGGGACACTGTAACTCCTGAGGCCAAAGACCTGATCAACAAGATGCTAACCATCAACCCCAGTAAACGCATCACTGCGACAGAAGCGCTCAAGCACCCTTGGATCTGC CAACGCTCCACTGTAGCTTCCATGATGCACAGACAGGAGACGGTGGAGTGCCTGAAGAAGTTTAATGCCAGGAGGAAACTCAAG GGAGCAATACTGACCACTTTGCTGGTCACAAGAAACTTCTCAG CCAAGAGTTTACTGAACAAGAAGGCCGACGGCGTTAAG GTCAACAACAAAGCCAACACAGTGACCAGTCCTAAAGACACTGGCCCTGCCCCTGCACTG gAACCTCAGACAACTGTGATCCACAACCCTGTGGACGGAAACAAG GAATCAATTGAGAGCGCCAACACCACTATTGAGGATGAGGATGTCAAAG CTCGCAAACAGGAGATCATTAAAGTCACTGAGCAGTTGATCGAATCTATCAACAATGGGGACTTTGAGGCCTACGC gaAGATTTGTGATCCTGGCCTCACCTCTTTTGAACCTGAAGCACTGGGGAACCTGGTGGAGGGACATGACTTTCATCGCTTTTACTTTGAGAATG CCCTTTCCAAAGGAAATAAGCCAGTGCACACAATCCTCCTGAATCCACATGTGCATCTCATTGGGGAAAGTGCAGCATGTATTGCTTACATTCGTCTGACCCAGTACATGGACGGCGGTGGCCTACCCCGCACCATGCAGTCAGAGGAGACCCGCGTTTGGCAACGCCGAGACGGGAAGTGGCAGAATATCCACTTCCATCGCTCTGGTTCGCCCAGCATCCCCTCCCA